The Vitis vinifera cultivar Pinot Noir 40024 chromosome 1, ASM3070453v1 DNA segment GCTGGTTGTGATAAGATCAAGTTCGAGGAGGTCAAGAAGACGTCCAAGATCTACTCCACTAGTCCAATTCTCCGGGGGTTGACCAACTTTTAGTTTCAATCTGCCCCTGTTAGCTGTTCCTCCCCAAATAATCCCAACAGGCCGCGGCTTCTCCCCATTCTGACCCGTCAAGAGAATCAAGCTTCCGCTATCCCCTTCAAGGTCAAACGTCTGTTGGTTCTCACCAACAACTAGAAAATCGGTAAAGAAACAAATCCCTTTCTCATCATTGTACTCTAGGGCATAGGCCATTATGGTCCCAGTAGTCAATCCAGAGCTTCTTCCAACTTTCACCACTTGCCTCCCAATTAGACTGTTGATTGGAGATTGCAAGTCTATGATGTTGACATCACCGATCTCACCTACACCTTTAACTGTTGTTGTTACGTTGGAGACGTTAAAATCGTCAGCAAACGGAATAAAGGCTCCATCCGCACGCACAAATGTCTCTGCAAAGGCACCAAATCGTGATGGGCATGTGTGGGGGTTAGGATACAACAAGAAACTTACTAGCacatatatgaaataaaagatcACCATACTTCAATCTATTATTTGAATGCGCAAGAGACAAATCCAACCTAACTATTAGGCAACAAAAATAAACCAAGATATCTGTCAAGCAAGCTTAATAAGTTAAGCCAAGCAAGAAAGCTCGATGGTCCAAACTATCAGATTGAAGAGGACCTTTCAAAGTTAGGATGCCAGAATAGAGGGAATGCTTCATTCCTTTCCACTGCAATATATGCTGTACCTGGGAGCTGAATTGGAGCCACAAAAATTAACGAGTCTAGCCTAGTCTCCTAAGATGAGATAAGCCGATATATTTTGCCCCAATGGTTCTTGTGGATTAACCATGTCTTCCCTAGAAAATGACAAAGTGGGACTGATAGAGTGGAAAGTGGTTTGAACGCAAATAAATTGGTCCAAACCAAGGCCAGAAAAACCCCACCCAGTTTGGTTTCAGgtgttgttttcttttcttgtccttTTTCCACGGTTGGTTCTAGGTTGAGATACAGTGTAAAGCAACTTGATGTTTGGTTAGGTTAGCGTTGAAACTTtgctaaaattattgaaaaagtaGACACTGTTGATTTGAAAGTCACAAAGCTAAAGTCCTGATATAccaaatagaaaccaaatctatGTTATGAGAAAACAAATATGGAGTTAACTGGTTAAGTTGGGCAGGGTTTGGGTCGATTGTCTTGATTTTGATCCTGACAAGGCTGCCATTTGGGGCAAATGCTCTTAAGGTGCAGATCAGGTCAGTTTAAATGCTGAATCTACCTACCCTAACTGGGTTACTCCCTAGCTTAAAACACATCATTCATATGTTGACCAAAGAGATCCCTAAATGGAGCCCACTAGATGTTTGTCCCACCCCTGATcccttttttttgggggggCTTCAAATCCGTCTCCTTCAAGTAATTTCTTCAATTAACAATCATTTCCACCAAAAAGTGTTAGTGAACCTTTATTGACTTAGTAGAATTAGGGCACTAGAAGAGTGACTCATTCATTGACAACATGCTTGCTCACAATCAGAAGTGTAttcttttttgtcctttttttcgTTGCTGGGCTTTAATTTTGTATCTTCAAAAAATTTCTCCCATCAATGATCAGTTCCACAAATGGTTAGTGTACCTTTAATGACTTAACAGAATACGGGTGCTAGATGAATGATTCATGCACTCAGAACTCGCTTGCTCACAATGAGAAGTGTTGACAGAGTAGATACAAAACAATACTTACAATTTGGAACTACATTACCTGGGTTTGTTCCGGCAAAGATGCCATACCAAAGATCATCTGTGATGAAGGATGTTGCCCTCTCCACTGCACCCAGATACACCCCAGGTCCAAGGCTGGGTGGCAGAGGATGAAACATTTTCTGGCTTGGATAGTCCAAATCAACTGCCACGTGCCGATTTGTGAGGAAACCAACCTGTTGGTTTCCTGTTCGGCTTTTTACAATAGCACCCAAGGTTCCGTATGTCTCTTGGCTTGCAACCTGCATGAACAAGAAGCAATTGGGCAATTTGAAAAAGCAATGATGAAGATGCAAGCAATGGAATGTGTAAACAGATTCCTGTTGACAAGGTTCAGGTGTAAAAGGCATTACAAAATCAGGAAAAAGTATCAAACCTATTCCCTCCAAAGAGACAAAAAtcaattggaattaaaaacaaatattattggaAAGATATCCAAATGTAGCAGAACGTACTATCCTGACAAGgaaatgatttttcatttatttactgGAGAAAAGTTGAATgggataaattatatttttcttttccaaattctAAAGTCGCCTCTATGCATTACTCAGCTGACACAATATCATGCAAGTCGGGAGATTAGAAAAGTAATGAATCTTGACATGGTTGAAAACCTTGCACATATTAAACCAAGTGCAAGATGATCATTTCACAGCCAAAAGCAATATATATCAGAAGACAAGATATAAAGGCAAAATTGAGCCATACAATTGATTCAGAATCAAAACTGATACAAGAAATCCATGCATTACCCGTATTATGCAACAGAATGCATGAACTAAAGAAAGAGTCACAAAACCAAGTACAGAACATTCCATAGACAACTAAGTTCAAGAATGCATTCTAGCTTTATACCAAGTATGCAAACTTACTATGGATAGAAATGTAAACCCAGGTTAAATTGGACTCCAGCATGGGTATCAGGTGCAGTTAAGAAACCCAAAGTAAAAAAATCAGCTAGTTGAGGTTCCTCCAAACGGCTCTAAAAGCATACAAATATGGGTATGAATCACTGCTGTAATTCATTGGAGGAAACTGAGTCAATCATGGTAGATAGTTGGCTATTCAATTGCGACCTCAGCAACAATCTAGTAGGCTAACACAAAAATATGTATTCCTCATCTGCCTTTCAACTATAGACTAAAGCTTTATCCCAAATCCATTACAATAACAGGTATAAAGTCGAAAAGGAAAATAGTAGTTGCTAGATGAGAAGATTCTTCTCATTGATTTAAGTAggaattttacttgcttttgcATTCATGTATTTGAAATGGATTTTACCTTGCATCCCATGCAAGTTTGAATGTCAAACAAATCTTAATCTTTTAAGAATGGACTCAATTTTACAACAGTCAATAAAAGAGGAGTACTATGTCTCttgatttttggatttggaatcAAGCTATTGATGCAGACTCACAGGGGATAAGTTTTTGTGATGTTTAAAGACTACATAGTTGTAACTGACTGCCAGACTAATAAATAAGATATTGACTAGTTGAAGGAGCTACATTTGTCGTGcagatgaaaatttaaaagcCACCTAATCATTTGCATATTTCAAGTAAGGGAAGAGGAGTCGCATTCGGATATCACAcacaatgaaaattttcattcagtTCCATCCCATTTGAAGTCACAAAGGCATCTTCAAGAATGGAGACATTAATATGAAACCCTGAAGCCACAATGACAATTGCAGTTAGAAACCCAACAAACCCATGAGATTCAATTGGAAGGGCAAATTAAGATTTCCATTGTTAATAGGTTTATGATTATATAACCAATTAACAACTTCCCATCACTTGTTCTTTCTTCTACTCCATATAATGCATGTTTTCCTTTAACCTTTCAGAGGAAGAATACAGTAATATTCTTTGCCTTTTGATGAAAACTATCCAAGTAGAGGTTTACATAGTAGTACTCTTACTTTAATCATAAGAAGAAAGACAACTTTTTGTCACCCAAGTGACTCCTGTCAGAAGACTCGGGTTCAAGCGTGCCATGCAAATTTAAGGTTATTTTCCATAGAAGTAGTATGCTGCAGAGGAGCTTTGCCTATCAGAATGGGTAACAAAAGTACTCAAGCTTCATCAATAAAGAATTCTTCATACATCATAATCTGAGAAAAAACACAGCCAAGTTCCAATAAACCAACTAGTCTCCATTTATTTAATCTTCCAACAACTAAAAACTAAGAAATCCATTATCAAGAAAGGGGGCCTACTTACATGTACAACCCCAGGATTTGTTTTATCAATTAGTTCCAGTAACATTTGAACAAATAAGTTACATCCCGAAGTCTTACCCATGCATGAATAGTCCTCATCGATACTCTATCCATTACTTGCATCCAAGATACATGATGTATTTGTTACATATAAATCAGCACTTTCCCCATCATTTCACAAGTCAAGTTGGCAATAGAGAAACAAGATACCTGGGAACCAGAACCAATGCATGGATCACTTCCTCGCAAGCCATCGACAAGTTCAGTATACAATTGTTCTTTGGGTGTTGGTGCAGGTGCACCATAGTAAGAGAATTCCACAACATCCACATCACACCATACGCCTCCTGGTCCCTGCTCAATAGATTTAAAGGCATTTCAACTTCCAAGAAAACTTGAACAATATCCAAGTTTAGTTTCCCTGTCAAGATATGAACCATACCAAGTTGCAGTAGTTTGGCAAAATCTTGAACAGTATCCCAAAATTTCAGACTTAGGCCTAGGACTCAAGTAGACAATTTAAAAGATGCTAGCAATCTatataaatttacattaaaatCACTGTTGTTTTAAAGTCACTTCATGCCCATAACCACTCTTCCTCCAACTAAATagagaagaaataaataaaccaatgtTGGAGATTgaaggaaggaaaataaattatgcTATGTAAAATTTGGGTTAGcagatttctttctttctttctttctttttttctcttctttctatTTCTACCCCAAGAATCCAACATGTAGAacatttgatttaataaaaagatCTTCTGTTCTTTTCCTATGTTTTCTTGACAGGCACACAAAGGGGAAAGTGGAGAAGTCTGCAGATGAGGACCATATTAAACCCAAAGTAAAGACAAGCACCAGTGTTCTTTCCTCACCTCCAGGGCTGCTGGTAGACATTGGATGTGATTGAGCCATTGCCGATGAACTTTTCGTGCAACAAAAACCAGAATGGCTGGTATTTCTGTCAACACACCTCGTCGAATCCTAAACCCAATTGCCGTGCCAAGACTAAAACGACGCAATATTTTGCTATGAAATGCCCTAATTGTCATCAGCTCAAGCAAGGTCGTAGCTTGCTGTCCAGTTGGCAACCGCCCAAGAGTTTCTGGCAATACCCCCTTCTGAAGGTTCCCAAAATAGTTTGCTCTATCTTCAGCCGCATCATTTAATCTACTTGAAGTAGGCCATGAGAAGTATGCAGCATTGCTTTCAGAGAGCTGGCCACCGGATGCAAAAGCTTGAAGTGGTGGTGGGCTCGGCGACGGCAGATTAGGATGATTGCAGTAATTTCTTTCCAAATCCAGAGCTGATTCCTCTGATTGTATAGATCCAGAGTGATGAAATCTCAAATCCAATCTGGTCCTGTCCATTTTCAGCACTCCTGATTGCAGTGGGGAGATGAAATGTTTCTTAAATTGAAATACAGCCTAACAGCCCcaaatataaattcaatacCTCCTCCCTTTTTCTATAATCAATCATAAgatataagaaaatgataatcTCTAATAGCAACTAAACAATTCTGAAAAGATTAGAGGGAAATATGTGCGTTCATCACTGAGAAATTTCGCCATAAGTATGAATAATTTTATGATCCTAACAATTCGTTCCAACATGATCAAGATAAAATAAACCTCAACAAtcgattgaaaaaaaaaagcaacataTCCACAGAGGCACAGTTCTACCTATAAGACTAAGAAAACACTTCTAGCaacagaaaaaggaaagaaataaactaCTATATGAGAACCATACCAGCTACATATCCTGATAATTCATGAAGATTGAGAAAATAAGGGCAGAAATCAACAGCCAACAAGTGGAAAGACACAAGTACAGTGCTTGAGAATAAGAAAGAAACAAAGGTCAACAAGAAACCCATGTGGCCCCCTCTTcagagaaaataataaaaggttaAACAGAATGTAAATCATGGGCGGTTGAAACAAGCACTGGAACTCTTTAAAGGAGCACAAAATTAGCAGCTCAGCATCTGATCCAAGCTCAGAGGGGTACAAAAATAAGTGATGGGGTAGCTAAAGAAATAAAGTTTACCAgcgaaaatggaaatttaatgCAAACCCAGAAAGGAAAATTATCACCTTTGCAGGTTGCATGCACTCAGGCAAAGAGGACAAACTATGCAGCTGAACAGCTAGAGAGAGAAGGGAGCAAACCCACTTGaaataaaaagttgaaaagTGCCTCTAAAATCAGATTGAAGAAACAACCTTGAAATGggtaa contains these protein-coding regions:
- the LOC100250825 gene encoding protein NARROW LEAF 1 isoform X2; this translates as MDRTRLDLRFHHSGSIQSEESALDLERNYCNHPNLPSPSPPPLQAFASGGQLSESNAAYFSWPTSSRLNDAAEDRANYFGNLQKGVLPETLGRLPTGQQATTLLELMTIRAFHSKILRRFSLGTAIGFRIRRGVLTEIPAILVFVARKVHRQWLNHIQCLPAALEGPGGVWCDVDVVEFSYYGAPAPTPKEQLYTELVDGLRGSDPCIGSGSQVASQETYGTLGAIVKSRTGNQQVGFLTNRHVAVDLDYPSQKMFHPLPPSLGPGVYLGAVERATSFITDDLWYGIFAGTNPETFVRADGAFIPFADDFNVSNVTTTVKGVGEIGDVNIIDLQSPINSLIGRQVVKVGRSSGLTTGTIMAYALEYNDEKGICFFTDFLVVGENQQTFDLEGDSGSLILLTGQNGEKPRPVGIIWGGTANRGRLKLKVGQPPENWTSGVDLGRLLDLLELDLITTSEGLQAAVHEQINASAAGIDSTVGESSPPEPVLLKNKTEENFEPLGINLQQVPIEGESQQAVLPSFIHTEFHIEEGVEAAPNVEEHQFIPSCPGKSPVHQNNKQENPELKNLWALRNTSEEEMAVSLQLGKPEPKRRKQAD
- the LOC100250825 gene encoding protein NARROW LEAF 1 isoform X1, whose protein sequence is MGFLLTFVSFLFSSTVLVSFHLLAVDFCPYFLNLHELSGYVAGVLKMDRTRLDLRFHHSGSIQSEESALDLERNYCNHPNLPSPSPPPLQAFASGGQLSESNAAYFSWPTSSRLNDAAEDRANYFGNLQKGVLPETLGRLPTGQQATTLLELMTIRAFHSKILRRFSLGTAIGFRIRRGVLTEIPAILVFVARKVHRQWLNHIQCLPAALEGPGGVWCDVDVVEFSYYGAPAPTPKEQLYTELVDGLRGSDPCIGSGSQVASQETYGTLGAIVKSRTGNQQVGFLTNRHVAVDLDYPSQKMFHPLPPSLGPGVYLGAVERATSFITDDLWYGIFAGTNPETFVRADGAFIPFADDFNVSNVTTTVKGVGEIGDVNIIDLQSPINSLIGRQVVKVGRSSGLTTGTIMAYALEYNDEKGICFFTDFLVVGENQQTFDLEGDSGSLILLTGQNGEKPRPVGIIWGGTANRGRLKLKVGQPPENWTSGVDLGRLLDLLELDLITTSEGLQAAVHEQINASAAGIDSTVGESSPPEPVLLKNKTEENFEPLGINLQQVPIEGESQQAVLPSFIHTEFHIEEGVEAAPNVEEHQFIPSCPGKSPVHQNNKQENPELKNLWALRNTSEEEMAVSLQLGKPEPKRRKQAD
- the LOC100250825 gene encoding protein NARROW LEAF 1 isoform X3, giving the protein MGFLLTFVSFLFSSTVLVSFHLLAVDFCPYFLNLHELSGYVAGVLKMDRTRLDLRFHHSGSIQSEESALDLERNYCNHPNLPSPSPPPLQAFASGGQLSESNAAYFSWPTSSRLNDAAEDRANYFGNLQKGVLPETLGRLPTGQQATTLLELMTIRAFHSKILRRFSLGTAIGFRIRRGVLTEIPAILVFVARKVHRQWLNHIQCLPAALEGPGGVWCDVDVVEFSYYGAPAPTPKEQLYTELVDGLRGSDPCIGSGSQVASQETYGTLGAIVKSRTGNQQVGFLTNRHVAVDLDYPSQKMFHPLPPSLGPGVYLGAVERATSFITDDLWYGIFAGTNPETFVRADGAFIPFADDFNVSNVTTTVKGVGEIGDVNIIDLQSPINSLIGRQVVKVGRSSGLTTGTIMAYALEYNDEKGICFFTDFLVVGENQQTFDLEGDSGSLILLTGQNGEKPRPVGIIWGGTANRGRLKLKVGQPPENWTSGVDLGRLLDLLELDLITTSEGLQDDVFLVVHCQYSCSA